In the Arachis ipaensis cultivar K30076 chromosome B04, Araip1.1, whole genome shotgun sequence genome, NNNNNNNNNNNNNNNNNNNNNNNNNNNNNNNNNNNNNNNNNNNNNNNNNNNNNNNNNNNNNNNNNNNNNNNNNNNNNNNNNNNNNNNNNNNNNNNNNNNNNNNNNNNNNNNNNNNNNNNNNNNacaaacataaaattcatacaATGTCATTAGCtcaaataactagaaattaaaaaaaaaagtgttagatCACTACAAATTTAGATTCACCATAATAAAGAAATTACaatattagatataaaagaatATTCAACCCTTATTCTTGATCActttcatcatcttcatcatcattaaaaaGTTTGTAAATCAAGATTTAAACCTGAAAATCAAaagagataacaattaacaaattaattggtactatgtaaaaaattaacataaatgaaaattaacaaTATTGCTTTGTGTGTCTTTTCTAGCATTACTAGCCATGAAGTAATTTGAAAATACCTatatcaataaaattaaaattactgagggtataaaattaacataaatcagaataaaatcaaaatttacaattacataaaaatgataatttaaaGCGTCACCTTCATTAGGAGTTGATCCTTCTGGAGTTGAGACATTATCCGTTGCTTGTAGTATATATATACTAGTACTAGTATTACTATATATAGAGAGACTACTCTTCTGAAGAAAATCATGAGAAGAAGAAAGTAGTAACAATATTATTATATGGAAGATTTCAAAGAGTCGGTGAGTCGAGAGAGATTTTCTGAATTTATAAATTATTAGTATcttagaattttatgttctaatTTATAATCTGTTATTACTCAAATCAAGAAACTGAAGTCttttacaagaagaagagttaggCAATGCAGGTTTTGGAACATTTTCGAGGAGTTTCAAAGCAAAAAGGCACAAAAATCAGAAGTTTTAGGCAAAATTCAGCAATAAATATTCAACCAAAAATTGCAAAATATACCATAACAGATAAACAAAGTTTTAGGCTTATTATACCTTATGCCAATTTGCAAATTAAGATTGAGAACCATAGAAGTCACCACCACCCGTCTTCTTCAGTCAGTACTCAGCAGCAACtcatctcttctctcttctctgagAACCATAGAAGCCACCACCACCAATCGAGCAGCCCATCGCCACCGCATCCCGCAGCCACCGCGTCCCGCAGCCACAGCAGCGACGGATTTGACCACCGCAGCCACCACCACTGCAGCCAGCTGCCACCGCATCCCGCAGCCACCGCGCTTCTCAGTCCGCTCAATGGCTCACTCTGCTTCCCCTTTCAACAAAATCACCATCCAAAGGGACAACACTGTGAGTCTTCTTTCCCTCTCCCTTTCCCATTCATTTTCCAGGTTTTTAGTTTTGGACTCGGAGTCTTTGTTTTTTTGTGTACATCCACTTTATAAATTGTGTTCTCAATATCATCTTTCTAAGAAAATTCTAGGGTATCAAATGCAATACTACTCTGTGTATGCTATGCACCCGTTCTAAGCAAATTCTAGGTTGCTAATATGCGGTATCTATTTTCAATTATTAGACATTTGATGCATACGTCGTTGGCAAAAAAGATGCTCCTGGAATTGTTGTTCTTTAGAAGTGGTGGGGTGTGGATTTTGAAATCAAGAATCATGCTATCATGATTTCTTAGCTAGGTCCCGGATTTAAAGCTCTTATTCCAGAGTAAGATAACGGTGCTTTCATAAGATTTGCTGATCTAAATTCTTTATCCGTTATATGATATTATAATCTTCAATTGGATAACtgatgaaaattgaaattgcttccattgttctttttcttttttttttttttttggtcagaaAATTGCTTCCATTGTTCTAGTCTGTATAGAGGAAAGGTTGGTCTTGATGTCACGGAAGCCCAACATTTGATGGATGGGCTCGATTGGCAAGGTGCTGTAAAGAATATAGAAGCCTCGGTTAATTGGCTTAAAGCAAATGGTTCAAAGAAGATTTGTTACCGATAATTTGTTTTGAAGATGATCTGATGGATATGTTAATTTCTTCACTAGTTTTTGAATTTTGTAATTTTATGATCATTCCCTAGTTGACTTGAACCTACAAAAGCATAAATTAGCCTTGGCTTTATGATTTGAAGTAAATTAATTTGAAACTTTTGGTGATACTTCTGAAAATGGTGGCTTTGGATTACCTGTTTATGATGGAGATATTGAAACACTTAATAATGATTATGATTTGTGATGAGTTGTACCTTTGATTAGCTGAGAACTTGTTAGTAATTGTTTCTTTTGATAGTAAAACATTATGTGTTTGTCATTATGTGCGTTTTGTTGTTTTTAGTTATGAACTTTGAATTTGTTTGTGAActtctaatattaaattatagataatttattacgtgaaattttaaattttattaagttagaaattatttaatttatatatttaatatttaattaaatcggttgaaTTTCGGCCCCT is a window encoding:
- the LOC107639621 gene encoding uncharacterized protein LOC107639621; amino-acid sequence: MPICKLRLRTIEVTTTRLLQSVLSSNSSLLSSLRTIEATTTNRAAHRHRIPQPPRPAATAATDLTTAATTTAASCHRIPQPPRFSVRSMAHSASPFNKITIQRDNTTFDAYVVGKKDAPGIVVL